In Pyrus communis chromosome 1, drPyrComm1.1, whole genome shotgun sequence, the following are encoded in one genomic region:
- the LOC137713003 gene encoding UPF0481 protein At3g47200-like encodes MEGRSKASYDIESLCTPLLTSMGQSQENDLPPSPDPCCIYRVPEPVRCVNEKAYTPQLVSIGPLHHGKEGLEEMEGHKRRYLQYFLERTGVSEKDYVTKIKGKEAELRSCYAHTIEFSSEKFVEIILVDAAFIIELLLRRDGEHIKPDSNDRIFYKPGFINFIVPDMLLLENQLPFFILEDLFSLTKKEEDLFPTADQVPATKLSVLDLSYKFCKKSTGFYMEKDNWKCPSSVVHHFVDLVRTLHLPTAKGNSEKGEQLGFRGIPPSTKLHRAGVKFRPVRSSENLFDIRFNDQDGILKIPHLIIDDDTELVLRNLIAFEQSHCTPNSYFFSDYIILIDHLVNTPIDVELLVKEEIVENLLGDNNEVSTLINRLCKGVVFDRDEFSYAKLTKDLDNYCKNPWNIWMADLKQTYFNTPWKIISFIVATCVILLTITQMAWTFTH; translated from the coding sequence ATGGAAGGAAGGAGCAAAGCTTCATATGACATCGAAAGCCTGTGCACTCCGTTACTAACTTCAATGGGTCAGAGTCAGGAGAATGATTTGCCTCCCTCGCCCGATCCGTGTTGTATCTACAGAGTTCCTGAACCAGTACGGTGTGTAAATGAAAAGGCCTACACACCTCAACTAGTCTCTATAGGCCCGCTTCACCATGGCAAGGAAGGCTTAGAAGAAATGGAAGGACACAAGAGGAGGTACCTGCAGTATTTTTTAGAGCGGACTGGGGTCAGCGAGAAAGATTATGTAACGAAAATAAAGGGCAAGGAAGCGGAATTGCGCAGTTGCTATGCGCACACCATTGAGTTTAGCAGTGAAAAATTTGTAGAAATCATTCTTGTGGATGCCGCGTTCATCATTGAGCTCTTATTGAGGAGGGACGGGGAGCATATCAAGCCCGATAGCAATGACCGCATCTTTTACAAACCAGGGTTCATAAATTTTATAGTACCTGACATGCTTTTGCTCGAAAATCAGCTGCCATTTTTCATTCTTGAGGATCTCTTTTCCttgacaaaaaaagaagaggatctctttcccacTGCCGATCAGGTGCCGGCTACGAAGCTTTCAGTACTTGACCTCTCTTACAAGTTCTGCAAGAAATCAACGGGGTTTTATATGGAAAAAGACAATTGGAAATGTCCTAGTTCTGTAGTACATCATTTTGTTGATTTGGTTAGAACTTTACATCTACCAACGGCGAAAGGGAACTCAGAAAAGGGAGAGCAACTCGGATTTCGAGGTATACCGCCCTCGACGAAACTACACAGGGCTGGAGTCAAGTTTCGTCCGGTGAGATCAAGCGAGAATTTATTTGATATACGTTTCAATGATCAAGATGGAATTTTGAAAATTCCACATCTAATAATCGATGATGACACAGAGCTTGTACTCCGAAACCTTATTGCCTTTGAGCAATCCCATTGCACTCCGAATTCCTACTTCTTCAGTGATTATATCATCCTCATTGATCATTTGGTGAACACCCCAATTGATGTGGAATTGCTTGTCAAGGAGGAAATTGTTGAAAATCTGCTTGGTGACAACAATGAGGTATCCACTCTGATTAACAGGCTTTGCAAAGGTGTTGTGTTTGACAGAGATGAATTCAGTTATGCTAAGCTTACAAAGGACCTCGACAACTACTGCAAAAATCCGTGGAACATATGGATGGCAGATCTGAAACAAACATATTTCAACACACCTTGGAAAATTATTTCCTTCATTGTTGCTACTTGTGTCATCTTACTCACTATCACACAAATGGCGTGGACTTTTACTCACTAA
- the LOC137720153 gene encoding UPF0481 protein At3g47200-like has protein sequence MPGNKVEDSSNQAPEDIENANEVASKKGKDSNNQAPDDKKIVTSMRKKLEGLSLLSRHCCIYRVPERLRWVRRPLYTPLVVSIGPLHHYRDNRDNKDRKVLLYMEEHKQRYLQHFLDRTEKELEFYVKKIMGREKQLRGCYEGEATEFSSEKFVSIILVDAAFIIELLLRNFKRLEDDNDWIFKKPWMLQNIAPDMILLENQLPFFILKDLFADVPLRDLVANGRVHSIIELSYKFFQKTVVRLQENEDTLLANKISSCSEVKHFVDLIRTLHLPSLTSSQTGGPTSCRSPEVKHFCDRIRRFLPTKKSRTERPLNTPCAKKLHQAGVKFQVSSSKNLFDISFDINKGILEIPQLEIHDYTELTLRNLLAFEQCHCMENHIRDYLRIMDGFVNTAMDVDLLVESGIFVTTLGDNNKVSDLINKLCIGVSWNNESYYFAARSEDLNNYCRQLWNKSKASLKQKYFNTPWAMISVFAAGFLILLTITQTVCSLISVIN, from the coding sequence ATGCCGGGGAATAAAGTGGAAGATAGCAGCAATCAAGCTCCAGAGGACATAGAAAACGCCAACGAAGTGGCTTCGAAGAAAGGGAAAGATAGCAACAATCAAGCTCCAGATGACAAAAAAATAGTGACTTCGATGAGAAAGAAATTGGAAGGCTTGTCACTCCTATCCCGTCACTGTTGTATCTACAGAGTTCCTGAGCGACTACGGTGGGTGAGGAGGCCGCTCTACACACCCCTTGTAGTCTCGATAGGCCCACTCCACCATTACAGAGATAACAGAGATAACAAAGATCGCAAAGTCTTGTTATACATGGAAGAACACAAACAGAGGTACCTACAGCATTTTCTAGATCGTACTGAGAAAGAATTGGAGTTTTATGTGAAGAAAATAATGGGCCGTGAAAAACAACTGCGTGGTTGTTATGAAGGAGAAGCCACTGAGTTTAGCagtgaaaaatttgtaagtatCATTTTGGTTGATGCCGCCTTCATCATTGAGCTCTTATTGAGGAACTTTAAgcgtttggaggatgataaTGACTGGATATTCAAAAAACCATGGATGTTGCAAAATATAGCGCCTGACATGATTTTACTTGAAAATCAGCTGCCATTTTTCATTCTTAAAGATCTTTTCGCAGATGTCCCTCTTCGAGATCTTGTCGCAAATGGGAGGGTGCATTCAATAATAGAGCTCTCTTACAAGTTCTTCCAGAAGACGGTGGTGCGTTTACAGGAGAATGAAGACACTTTGTTGGCGAATAAAATATCTTCTTGTTCGGAAGTAAAACACTTTGTTGATTTGATAAGAACTTTACATCTACCATCTTTGACGAGCTCACAAACTGGAGGGCCCACATCTTGTCGTAGTCCTGAGGTTAAACACTTCTGCGATCGTATAAGAAGATTTCTACCAACTAAGAAGTCCCGAACGGAGAGGCCTCTAAATACACCATGCGCTAAGAAACTACACCAGGCTGGAGTCAAGTTTCAGGTCAGTTCAAgcaaaaatttgtttgataTATCATTCGATATTAATAAGGGTATTCTGGAAATTCCACAACTAGAAATACACGATTACACGGAGCTTACACTCAGAAATCTCCTTGCATTTGAACAATGCCATTGCATGGAGAATCACATACGTGATTATCTTCGCATCATGGATGGTTTTGTAAACACCGCAATGGATGTAGATCTCCTTGTTGAGTCTGGAATTTTTGTGACTACACTCGGCGACAACAATAAGGTTTCTGATCTGATTAACAAACTTTGCATTGGGGTTTCTTGGAACAACGAAAGCTACTATTTTGCTGCTCGTTCTGAGGACCTAAACAACTACTGCCGACAGCTATGGAACAAATCGAAAGCAAGCTTGAAACAAAAGTATTTCAACACACCCTGGGCAATGATTTCTGTCTTTGCAGCTGGTTTTCTCATCTTATTGACAATCACACAAACAGTGTGTTCTCTTATCTCTGTCATTAACTAA